From Alosa sapidissima isolate fAloSap1 chromosome 7, fAloSap1.pri, whole genome shotgun sequence, the proteins below share one genomic window:
- the pdzd4 gene encoding PDZ domain-containing protein 4, whose amino-acid sequence MGCNMCVVDRPEEQYRIMFQKGNILRPIDGEIKLKEKRGSHLGHNQDGHPHDPLLLQVVRKGHRRRTGMAGGTARVLAIADCMDNSTQTDISFQRILGNGPCVATNGTPPPPPSPPLPPQMEPYLLNDLCSLEHVYSDPHDYFDVTHHEVDRQDELEYEEVELYKSSQQDKLGLTVCYRTDNEDDQGIYVGEVNPNSIAAKDGRIRQGDRILQINGMDVQNREEAVAILTREDSTNISLLLARPERESDNPEELELELPVGMEVDSLTTSPLSGIYRLRQMGVSTASAATTPLHGAADAERRSPVAHLAGLCTSQELDSGVGRTDESTRCEESSEHDLLADDQTTSACNTNATNTPASLRKFRPAGLGLGPVHSRGEMPSPLHLRELQFSGDALPGFEGCGGVGVVGSGGYMTSPVMMMMPGLTEEECERYQQLLQIKCQYDRKKKNANAQRREKSEGRREDGGEKRGEEGRGEGDVTGVATVDVNCNENLSLSEHEMALLEEELRHLEFKCRNILRAQKMQQLRERCLKAWMMEEEAASGCGSPAQTPPLLGPSEAQLSDINELPERERSDKESTSAYNTGGESCRSTPLVSEHLSPPFSEPPLSPLSMHRHRDRGRASNLNCSYSPTSYRKWQASTIGGSGSSNPKYRSFCWESPSRRVPADGGIPSRRAPKVPDRMGGRSAESSPYFARRHHSSSSSSSSKPLERYQSCMQLGGTPEGGAALERTVEGESEAAVGSSGPESGATSCQAPVPGSNMPPSPAKLSLNLPLSPASSPRMEWKVKIRSDGTRYVAKRPVRDRLLKARAMQIREERSGMTTDDDAVSEMKMGRYWSKEERKQQLLRAREYRRRREFMMQSRLDYLRERDCSSQERDPAMAGQQDSPARSSSYILELSQRKSSKKRNRRILDNWITIQELLTHGSRSSDGKKVYNSLLSVTTV is encoded by the exons ATGGGGTGCAACATGTGTGTGGTGGACCGGCCGGAGGAACAGTACCGCATCATGTTCCAG aAAGGGAACATACTGCGTCCTATTGATGGTGAAATTAAG CTCAAGGAGAAGAGAGGCTCTCACCTGGGTCACAACCAGGATGGACACCCCCATGATCCTTTGCTGCTTCAGGTGGTGCGTAAAGGGCACCGACGGAGGACGGGCATGGCAGGGGGCACGGCTCGCGTGCTGGCTATCGCCGACTGCATGGACAACAGCACCCAGACGGACATCAGCTTCCAGAGAATTCTGGGAAACGGCCCCTGCGTGGCAACCAATGGGACGCCACCGCCCCCTCCATCCCCGCCTCTGCCACCACAGATGGAGCCGTACTTGCTAAATGACCT CTGCTCTTTGGAGCATGTGTACAGCGACCCCCATGACTACTTTGATGTCACTCATCATGAAGTAGACAGACAAGATGAGCTGGAGTATGAG GAGGTGGAGTTGTATAAGTCCAGTCAGCAGGACAAGCTGGGCCTGACCGTGTGTTACCGCACAGACAACGAGGACGACCAAGGCATTTATGTGGGAGAG GTAAATCCCAACAGCATCGCAGCAAAGGACGGGAGGATCAGACAGGGCGACAGAATCTTACAG ataAATGGGATGGATGTTCAGAACAGGGAGGAGGCGGTGGCCATCCTGACCCGAGAGGACAGCACCAATATTTCTCTGCTCCTAGCTCGACCCGAACGAGAG TCTGATAACCCTGAAGAGCTGGAGCTGGAACTGCCGGTGGGGATGGAGGTGGACAGCCTGACCACATCTCCCCTGTCGGGCATCTACCGGCTGCGGCAGATGGGGGTGAGCACAGCCTCTGCTGCCACCACGCCACTCCACGGGGCTGCCGACGCCGAGAGACGGTCGCCTGTTGCACACCTGGCGGGGCTCTGCACCAGCCAGGAGCTGGATAGTGGCGTGGGCCGCACCGACGAGAGCACCCGCTGTGAGGAGTCGTCCGAGCACGACCTGCTGGCCGACGATCAGACCACCAGCGCCTGCAACACCAACGCCACCAACACCCCCGCCAGCCTGCGCAAGTTCCGGCCTGCCGGCCTGGGCCTAGGTCCGGTCCACAGCCGCGGGGAGATGCCGTCCCCCCTGCACCTCCGGGAGCTCCAGTTCAGTGGCGATGCCCTGCCAGGGTTTGAAGGGTGTGGCGGGGTGGGCGTAGTGGGCAGCGGGGGTTACATGACGAGCccggtgatgatgatgatgccagGGCTGACCGAGGAAGAGTGTGAGAGGTACCAGCAGCTATTGCAGATCAAGTGCCAGTacgacagaaagaaaaagaacgCAAACGctcagaggagagaaaagagcgaGGGACGGAGAGAAGATggtggggagaagagaggagaggaaggccgGGGAGAGGGGGATGTTACAGGGGTCGCTACGGTGGACGTGAACTGCAACGAGAACTTGAGCCTGTCGGAGCACGAGATGGCcctgctggaggaggagctgcGTCACCTGGAGTTCAAGTGCCGGAACATTCTGCGGGCGCAGAAGATGCAGCAGCTGCGCGAGCGCTGCCTGAAGGCGTggatgatggaggaggaggcggcaTCGGGATGCGGCTCGCCCGCCCAGACGCCGCCACTGCTGGGGCCCTCCGAGGCGCAGCTCTCCGACATCAACGAGCTGCCCGAGAGAGAGCGCTCGGACAAGGAGAGCACCAGCGCCTACAACACGGGTGGGGAGAGCTGCCGCAGCACGCCGCTGGTCAGCGAGCACCTCTCGCCGCCCTTCTCCGAGCCCCCCCTCAGCCCACTGAGCATGCACCGACACAGGGACCGCGGCCGGGCCAGCAACCTCAACTGCTCCTACTCCCCCACCAGCTACAGGAAGTGGCAGGCCTCCACCATCGGCGGCAGCGGCAGCTCCAACCCGAAGTACCGGTCCTTCTGCTGGGAGTCGCCGTCCAGGCGGGTGCCCGCCGACGGGGGTATCCCATCTCGGAGGGCCCCGAAGGTGCCCGACAGGATGGGCGGGCGCAGTGCCGAGTCCAGTCCGTATTTTGCCCGTCGtcaccacagcagcagcagcagcagcagcagcaagcccCTAGAGCGCTACCAGAGCTGCATGCAGCTGGGTGGCACTCCCGAGGGCGGCGCTGCGCTGGAGAGGACGGTGGAGGGGGAGAGCGAGGCCGCGGTGGGCAGCAGCGGCCCGGAGAGTGGTGCCACCTCGTGCCAAGCTCCGGTCCCGGGCTCCAACATGCCCCCCAGCCCGGCCAAGCTGAGCCTGAACCTGCCGCTGTCCCCGGCCTCCTCTCCGCGCATGGAGTGGAAGGTGAAGATCCGCAGCGACGGCACGCGCTATGTGGCCAAGCGGCCTGTGCGCGACCGCCTGCTAAAGGCGCGCGCCATGCAAATACGCGAGGAGCGCAGCGGCATGACCACGGACGACGACGCCGTGAGCGAGATGAAGATGGGCCGCTACTGGAGCAAGGAGGAGCgcaagcagcagctgctgcgCGCCCGCGAGTACCGACGCCGCCGCGAGTTCATGATGCAGAGCCGCCTGGACTACCTGCGCGAGCGTGACTGCAGCAGCCAGGAAAGGGATCCAGCGATGGCGGGTCAGCAGGACTCCCCAGCACGATCCAGTTCCTACATCTTGGAGCTTAGCCAGCGGAAGAGCTCGAAAAAGCGCAACCGACGGATCCTGGATAATTGGATCACCATCCAGGAACTGCTAACCCATGGGAGCCGCTCGTCCGACGGGAAGAAAGTGTATAACTCACTGCTCTCGGTCACCACCGTCTGA